Proteins encoded within one genomic window of Festucalex cinctus isolate MCC-2025b chromosome 18, RoL_Fcin_1.0, whole genome shotgun sequence:
- the LOC144006803 gene encoding E3 ubiquitin-protein ligase TRIM35-like, whose translation MDSQVEDLLHCPTCLEIFKDPVMLPCSHSFCRACVQEWWEEKGDKSCPNCRKRCRIMDVPSNLALRHVCEAFLQASVDPKEKLQDGLQKAKERLNDEIEARDICNEQATYIKVQREQVESKIKKNFEELRRFLLAEEEARLSAVREEEEEKSRMMKEKIEAHDRDIATVSGVVRSTEEQLNSVPVSFTENIKNAINRIQKLPDKTERIKGGVLLDEVKHVGNIKFSVWERMKETISYSHVILDPNTAGPKLSLSEDLTSVSCQEKQQRPHNPERVWWNDVLGSALASGIHTWDVEVGDNRRWSLGVVCGDPCLPGEMDIWSITCFDDKYRKIWESLGSWNPPVKLQRIRVHVDTNQRKISFSESCTNTALCNMRLLLSDSMKMFPYFWTQDTTPLQIIPLACHVTTQSP comes from the coding sequence ATGGACAGCCAAGTTGAGGACCTTCTCCACTGTCCGACCTGTTTGGAGATCTTTAAAGATCCTGTCATGCTGCCGTGTAGTCACAGCTTCTGCCGTGCGTGTGTGCAGGAGTGGTGGGAGGAGAAAGGAGATAAATCGTGTCCAAACTGTAGAAAAAGGTGTCGAATAATGGATGTGCCATCAAACTTAGCCCTGAGGCACGTGTGTGAGGCCTTTTTACAAGCCTCAGTGGATCCCAAAGAGAAACTTCAGGATGGCCTGCAGAAAGCAAAGGAAAGACTGAATGATGAGATTGAGGCAAGAGACATCTGCAATGAACAAGCGACATACATCAAGGTCCAGAGGGAGCAGGTGGAAAGCAAGATTAAGAAGAATTTCGAGGAGCTTCGTCGCTTCCTGCTGGCTGAGGAGGAGGCCAGGTTGTCTGCTgtgagggaggaagaggaggagaagagtCGGATGATGAAGGAGAAGATTGAGGCTCACGACAGAGACATAGCCACTGTGTCAGGCGTGGTCAGAAGCACAGAGGAGCAGCTGAACTCTGTCCCCGTTTCTTTCACGGAGAACATAAAGAATGCGATAAACAGAATCCAGAAGCTGCCCGACAAAACGGAGCGGATCAAGGGAGGAGTGCTGCTGGACGAAGTCAAGCATGTGGGCAACATCAAGTTCAGCGTGTGGGAACGAATGAAGGAGACGATCTCCTACAGTCACGTCATTCTGGACCCAAACACGGCCGGTCCAAAACTCAGTCTGTCCGAAGATCTGACCAGTGTGAGTTGTCAAGAAAAACAGCAGCGTCCACACAATCCAGAGAGGGTCTGGTGGAACGACGTGCTTGGTTCTGCTTTGGCCTCTGGAATTCACACGTGGGATGTTGAGGTGGGAGACAACAGACGCTGGTCACTGGGTGTTGTCTGTGGGGACCCCTGTTTGCCAGGTGAAATGGACATATGGAgcattacatgttttgatgataAATACAGAAAGATTTGGGAGTCACTTGGATCGTGGAATCCGCCAGTGAAACTGCAGAGGATCCGAGTTCACGTGGACACAAACCAAAGAAAAATTTCCTTCTCTGAATCTTGTACAAACACTGCATTGTGCAACATGAGGCTACTTTTGTCTGACAGCATGAAAATGTTTCCTTACTTTTGGACACAGGATACAACTCCTCTGCAAATAATTCCACTTGCATGTCATGTTACGACTCAAAGTCCGTGA
- the LOC144006542 gene encoding E3 ubiquitin-protein ligase TRIM35-like: protein MDSRVEDLLHCPTCLEIFKDPVMLPCSHSFCRACVQEWWEEKGDQSCPNCRKRCRIMDVPSNLALRHVCEAFLQASVDPKEKLQDGLQKAKERLNDEIEARDICNEQATYIKVQREQVESKIKKNFEELRRFLLAEEEARLSAVREEEEEKSRMMKEKIEAHDRDIATVSGVVRSTEEQLTSGPVSVTENIKNAISRIQKLPDKTERLKGGVLLDEVKHVGNIKFRVWERMKETISYSHVILDPNTADPELSLSEDLTSVSCQEKQQRPHNPERVWWNDVLGSALASGIHTWDVEVGDNRRWSLGVVCGDPCLPGEMDIWSITCFDDKYRKIWESLGSWNPPVKLQRIRVHVDTNQRTILFSESCTNTALCNMRLLLSDNMKMFPYFWTRDTTPLQINPLACRVTTQSP, encoded by the coding sequence ATGGACAGCCGAGTTGAGGACCTTCTCCACTGTCCGACCTGTTTGGAGATCTTTAAAGATCCTGTCATGCTGCCGTGTAGTCACAGCTTCTGCCGTGCGTGTGTGCAGGAGTGGTGGGAGGAGAAAGGAGATCAATCGTGTCCAAACTGTAGAAAAAGGTGTCGAATAATGGATGTGCCATCAAACTTAGCCCTGAGGCACGTGTGTGAGGCCTTTTTACAAGCCTCAGTGGATCCCAAAGAGAAACTTCAGGATGGCCTGCAGAAAGCAAAGGAAAGACTGAATGATGAGATTGAGGCAAGAGACATCTGCAATGAACAAGCGACATACATCAAGGTCCAGAGGGAGCAGGTGGAAAGCAAGATTAAGAAGAATTTCGAGGAGCTTCGTCGCTTCCTGCTGGCTGAGGAGGAGGCCAGGTTGTCTGCTgtgagggaggaagaggaggagaagagtCGGATGATGAAGGAGAAGATTGAGGCTCACGACAGAGACATAGCCACTGTGTCAGGCGTGGTCAGAAGCACAGAGGAGCAGCTGACCTCTGGCCCCGTTTCTGTCACGGAGAACATAAAGAATGCGATAAGCAGAATCCAGAAGCTGCCCGACAAAACGGAGCGGCTCAAGGGAGGAGTGCTGCTGGACGAAGTCAAGCATGTGGGCAACATCAAGTTCAGAGTGTGGGAACGAATGAAGGAGACGATCTCCTACAGTCACGTCATTCTGGACCCAAACACGGCCGATCCAGAACTCAGTCTGTCCGAAGATCTGACCAGTGTGAGTTGTCAAGAAAAACAGCAGCGTCCACACAATCCAGAGAGGGTCTGGTGGAACGACGTGCTTGGTTCTGCTTTGGCCTCTGGAATTCACACGTGGGATGTTGAGGTGGGAGACAACAGACGCTGGTCACTGGGTGTTGTCTGTGGGGACCCCTGTTTGCCAGGTGAAATGGACATATGGAgcattacatgttttgatgataAATACAGAAAGATTTGGGAGTCACTTGGATCGTGGAATCCGCCAGTGAAACTGCAGAGGATCCGAGTTCACGTGGACACAAACCAAAGAACAATTCTCTTCTCTGAATCTTGTACAAACACTGCATTGTGCAACATGAGGCTACTTTTGTCTGACAACATGAAAATGTTTCCTTACTTTTGGACACGGGATACAACTCCTCTGCAAATTAATCCACTTGCATGTCGTGTTACGACTCAAAGTCCGTGA